The Fulvia fulva chromosome 1, complete sequence region CCTCTTACAACGGAACCGCTGAAGGGACCGTCTCATCGATCTTCAACTTCGACATTCCCTTGTCAACCAAGGTGGGCAAGTCCGAAACCTCGCATGCTGTTCTTTCTAACGTGGTCACAGGGCAAGACATGCAACCTGAAGTTCCTCTTCCCAGAACAAAAGGATTTGGAGACTTCGGCATTCGAGTACGGTGGTGATGGCCAGTTCCAACTCAGCGTCCTCGGCGCCCCAGCGACAGAATCTACCACCTATGCCACCGCTCCAAAGGTCGAGAAGGACCTCGGTACGTCCATTCACTTTGAGTGATACCACTGCTGTTGCAAGTAGGACTGACATTCTTGCGCACTCCAGGCTCCTTCACACTGGCACCAGGCACTGCCGTGGAGATTGCAAGTGTCCCTTGTCCTGCTGGCGAACGCTTCGGCATCTGGCTCCAGCCCGTCGGCAATGCGAAGCTCAACTTCTTCCAAGACTAGTGAGTCTCCTGCCACATGAGTCGTCGAGCTCAGACCTGGCTCCTGCTGTCTTCGAGAGGAAATGCTAACAGACGTCTTCTGCAGCAACCCTTGCCCAATCGGCCTCTACGTCGTCCCACAATAGATGATCGTCACTTGCACACCTATGAGACGACAAGCTTGATACAGGCTGTCTGGCGGTAGTACCGGTGGAGGGAATATGTCAAGGACCTGAGCTCGCTGGAGCCCTTTGGAGGAATATCCTGAACGCCATTAACGTTGTTGGGCAGTTTGCATACTTCACGTAATCAATTACTTCTTGCGACTCGTGATGCTTCTCTGTTGTGAGTGATCCCAGCATTGATACCGCCTTTTGCTGCGACTGTCGCACCGCGTATGACATCCACATGGCTCAGACAAGGTACTTCACTACTGCGAGCCAAAAAGGCATTCCAGACTGTCAGGCCGCAGGTTCGGAAGGCTTGAAAAGGGTTCCCGGTGCCTCCATCCCCACTTCTCCGGGGTAAACAGCCGCGTGGTGCTACTTGGGCTGGAGCTGACACCGTTGAGTTTAAGCCACTGTCGACACGCAGAAGGTCGGGCGAATGACCTGGGTGGAGCTTGCTGCTATGCTCGCACAAAAAGGTGGATTGTGCCGCTTTGGCCAGAGAGACAGGCTTTGCCATCCTGTCGTCGACTGCTCCCTCTTCTCGTGATCCTGAAGGAGCAGTTGGTTGTGAACAACAACACTCCATGGTTCCACGACTCAACATCCAAAGACTTCTACGCTCACGAGCAGGCTGCATTGTTGCAGTCCTTGCATGATCATGGCATCACTTCTACGAAGCACTCCGCGAGTGATTCGCTCGGCCAGATTCGCCCACAGACCTTTGTCACTTGTGCAGTATCGATTAACACACGATGCTACCAATGGGCCAAAGGGCCACGCTCCAGTACCTGGACGAAGCCCACCAGAAGCTCCCAAGGAAGAGGCGGCGGCGCTGAAACATAATGACAGATCTGGCTCGTATCTTGGTACAACAAAGAGACTACCGGAGTTCAATCTGAATGATAAGGTTGTGCTGGTCACTGGTGCGGCGAGAGGTCTTGGTCTTGTTCAGGCGGAAGCGCTGCTGGAAGCAGGAGCTACGGTGTATGCGCTGGACAGGTTACCGGAACCAAGTCCTGACTTCTTTCGGGTGCAAAAGAGAGCTGCCGAAGAGCTTGGTAGGCGTGGTGCTTTGGCTGGGAATTCTCGTCCAAGCTGACAGGTTGTAGGTACGACGTTGCATTACCGACAGATCGACGTTCGAGATGTGCCGCAGCTGAACGAAATTGTCCGCAACATCTCCGAAACGCAGGGTAAGATTGATGGACTCATCGCTGCGGCTGGGATACAGCAGGAGACGCCAGCGCTCGAATACACTGCGAAGGATGCCAATACGATGTTTGAGGTGAACATTACAGGAGTGTTCATGACCGCTCAAGCAGTGGCCAAAGAGATGATCCGGCACGGGAACGGAGGTTCGATCGCCTTGATAGCCTCTATGAGCGCTGCAGTCGCCAACAGGGTATGCCTTCCATCCATGCCATAGCCAGCACGATACC contains the following coding sequences:
- a CDS encoding Short chain dehydrogenases/reductase notP, with translation MIMASLLRSTPRVIRSARFAHRPLSLVQYRLTHDATNGPKGHAPVPGRSPPEAPKEEAAALKHNDRSGSYLGTTKRLPEFNLNDKVVLVTGAARGLGLVQAEALLEAGATVYALDRLPEPSPDFFRVQKRAAEELGTTLHYRQIDVRDVPQLNEIVRNISETQGKIDGLIAAAGIQQETPALEYTAKDANTMFEVNITGVFMTAQAVAKEMIRHGNGGSIALIASMSAAVANRGLICSAYNASKAGVVQLSKNLAAEWGQHGIRVNTISPGYIVTAMVEALFEQYPERRRDWPTQNMLGKLSRPDEYRGAAVFLISDASSFMTGADLRIDGGHTAW